In Brevibacillus brevis NBRC 100599, a single genomic region encodes these proteins:
- a CDS encoding DUF418 domain-containing protein, which yields MNKINSYTRIDIMDYLRGFALIGVLLVNSFQVMNNVSNYNELHAGLYYIFNSKFYPILFFLFGLGSYFFMNRSQQQIKNRYLLFFRRICFLFVLGLIHTFYAPSGIHDVLMQYAVLGLFIALFFKTNRWTNLVVTIILIILSIVTAFCQPYYGERIAWLELISAISKWLSLMMIGFTMGQFKIMENIYAKVKHVLIFLIGIICAYVILYFVFISVEITPAGIEILEDYLVSSMMVSILIISLQWNQIKAILSPLKLYGQMSLTNYLAQSALLIVFSSMISIHSLITFLIIHAVLLTGSSIWLKYCKMGPVELLLRSFTYWSKVQIQKTKQVEK from the coding sequence ATGAATAAAATAAATTCATATACAAGAATAGACATTATGGATTACTTACGAGGATTTGCCTTGATTGGGGTACTTCTTGTGAATAGTTTTCAGGTGATGAATAATGTGTCGAATTATAATGAATTACATGCTGGACTGTATTATATTTTTAACAGTAAATTTTATCCAATTCTATTTTTCTTATTTGGGCTTGGAAGCTACTTTTTTATGAATCGATCCCAACAACAAATAAAGAACCGTTACCTTCTGTTTTTCCGCAGAATCTGCTTCTTATTTGTACTAGGACTGATCCATACATTTTATGCACCGTCAGGTATTCACGATGTGCTGATGCAGTACGCTGTACTTGGCCTATTTATAGCTCTGTTTTTTAAAACAAATCGATGGACGAACTTAGTGGTAACGATAATTCTAATCATTTTGTCTATCGTAACTGCCTTTTGTCAACCGTATTATGGGGAGAGAATTGCATGGCTAGAACTTATCTCAGCAATTAGTAAATGGTTATCTCTGATGATGATAGGTTTTACCATGGGCCAATTTAAAATAATGGAAAATATCTATGCGAAAGTAAAGCATGTTTTGATTTTTTTAATTGGGATAATATGTGCTTATGTCATTTTATATTTTGTATTTATCTCAGTAGAAATTACTCCAGCAGGCATTGAAATACTAGAAGATTATTTAGTTTCCTCGATGATGGTTAGCATCCTTATTATTTCTCTGCAATGGAATCAGATAAAAGCTATATTGTCTCCATTAAAATTATATGGACAAATGTCCTTAACAAATTATCTTGCACAAAGTGCCTTACTAATTGTTTTTAGCTCCATGATTAGTATTCATTCTTTGATTACTTTCTTAATCATTCATGCTGTTCTACTCACTGGTAGTTCCATATGGTTAAAGTATTGTAAGATGGGACCGGTTGAACTGTTATTACGATCTTTCACTTATTGGAGTAAAGTTCAAATACAAAAGACGAAGCAAGTTGAGAAATAA
- a CDS encoding MurR/RpiR family transcriptional regulator: MAQLVKERIRKQYGKLTASQKIICKIAIEKPSLLAIHTAKKIAEFTNTSEATVIRFCYALGYSGYTELQEEIKKSLLIGDQRKGPIQKYRDTEVTLDLSNYAHQVMESDIAYLQQGLQQIDYNLLHDVVKSIVQANRIVVVGFRWCHIPAKWLFSALNAIKGNTHLYTGAVDNADYFLTERDQEWLVIAISFPRHPSETVAMVHSAKELGAKILAITEGEFSPISQVADHLLKITTPQPVATSGMPTLFSMLNVLIKGVMLHDSENVQKRLQHYDEISSKLYSFVGEEEEDFSIY; this comes from the coding sequence ATGGCACAACTCGTAAAAGAACGGATTCGGAAGCAGTATGGAAAGCTGACAGCAAGCCAAAAAATCATCTGTAAGATCGCGATAGAAAAGCCCAGCTTACTTGCGATCCATACCGCCAAAAAAATTGCGGAGTTTACGAATACCAGTGAAGCGACCGTCATTCGCTTTTGTTACGCATTGGGTTACTCCGGATACACAGAGCTTCAGGAAGAAATCAAAAAGTCTCTTTTGATAGGGGACCAAAGGAAGGGGCCGATCCAGAAATATCGAGACACGGAGGTTACGCTCGATCTGAGCAATTACGCCCATCAAGTGATGGAGAGTGATATTGCGTATCTCCAGCAAGGCTTGCAGCAAATCGATTACAACTTGCTCCATGATGTGGTCAAAAGCATCGTGCAGGCTAACCGAATCGTAGTGGTGGGATTTCGCTGGTGCCATATACCTGCAAAATGGCTGTTCTCGGCGTTGAATGCGATCAAAGGAAACACACATTTGTATACGGGAGCCGTTGATAACGCCGATTATTTTCTCACCGAACGAGATCAAGAATGGCTGGTCATTGCGATTTCATTTCCTCGTCATCCTAGCGAGACAGTTGCAATGGTCCATTCAGCAAAAGAGCTGGGAGCAAAGATCTTGGCGATTACGGAAGGCGAGTTCTCCCCTATCAGCCAAGTCGCAGATCATCTCCTGAAAATCACCACACCCCAACCCGTTGCCACTAGTGGTATGCCCACACTATTCTCCATGCTAAATGTCTTGATCAAAGGCGTCATGCTCCACGACTCGGAAAATGTCCAGAAACGATTGCAGCACTATGATGAAATCAGTTCGAAGCTATACTCGTTTGTTGGAGAGGAAGAGGAAGACTTCTCGATCTATTGA